Genomic segment of Odontesthes bonariensis isolate fOdoBon6 chromosome 10, fOdoBon6.hap1, whole genome shotgun sequence:
tgcagtatgtagtatgcagtatgcagtatgtagtatgcagtatgcagtatgtagtatgcagtatgcagtatctagtatgtagtatgcagtatacagtatgtagtatgtcgtatgcagtatgtagtatgcagtgtgtagtatgtagtatgcagtgtgtattttgcagtgtgtagtatgcagtatgtagtatgcagtatgtagtatgcagtatgtagtttgtcgtatgcagtatgtagtatgcagtatgtagtatgcagtatgtagtatgcagtatgcagtatgtagtatgcagtatgcagtatgtagtatgcagtatgcagtatgtagtatgcagtatgcagtatgcagtatgcagtatgtagtatgcagtatgcagtatgcagtatgcagtatgtagtatgcagtatgcagtatgtagtatgcagtatgcagtatgcagtatgtagtatgcagtatgcagtatgtagtatgtagtatgcagtatgcagtatgtagtatgcagtatgcagtatgcagtatgtagtatgcagtatgcagtatgtagtatgcagtatgcagtatgtagtatgtagtatgcgcagtatgtagtatgcggtatgtagtatgtagtatgcagtatgcagtatgcagtatgtagtatgcgcagtatgtagtatgcggtttcgaacagcCAGAGTCGGGTCAGCCGGTCGGCTCTCAGAGGCGGATCACAGAGCGGCTCTGATCCAGTCTGAGCTCACACAGCACAGCAGGGGGTACCTACATCCACCAGGTCCTCCAGGGAGCCGGGGGGCTCAGAGGGGCTGCGGGGCTGCTTGGCCTCCATGTGGGCAGCAGCTGAAAATTCTTCTGGTGTCTAAAGGAGAGAAATGAGCACGAGAAGTGTTTcagaagagaaacaacaaccgTCGGAGCTATTTGtgaagttagtttttgttttttggttctagttgtaaatttaatttgctaattatgagtaactttatttagATTAATTTCAGAGCTTTACTTagatcagatttttttgctaatattctttgttagttattagtttagaatattttggtaattgggtcacactgggcacctggagtcccagcatgcacctgggtgggccgaTGTTTTTTCaccagggaaaaggagagagcagcaggttttctttgttcttttgtttcttttattgtttttaaataaatcatcagaaaacacaaagaattcatcttggacattcatctccttttgcctgcgttaaaccacatcccccatgaTGCATCAGTGGCCTTCTGAGTTTGGTTTAaggttaatttgttttttttatggacaaatggccgCTACAACCAGATTTAACCTCCTTTAACCAGGAAGACGCCACTCTACCATCAGCCTCCATCTTCCACCATCGGCTGCTTCCTCCTCCCTGAAAAAGTAGCGAGCGTATCGTCCAGCGCGCAGCATGCGGTCCTCCGGCTGACCCAGAACCTCCACCATGCGCCTCACCTGCAGACGGCACACACAGTCACATCAGCCGGCGCTCCGCCCGGTTCTGGACTCGTGTCCGAGCGAGCCGACTCACCATCTGATAGTAGCAGCTGACGGGGAAGAGGTTATCGGCCAGGTAGAGGAAGGCCAGGACGCAGCCGAGTCCCCACACATCTGCAGCCTCGGAGAAGGGGAGGCCGAGGACCACTTCTGGAGCTCTGAGGGGGGAAGAGCTGAACGTGAGCAGCCTGCTGCCATGTTTTCAGCACCAGCACGGAGCCGAGCCGCCCTGCATGGACCCACCTGTAGCCCACCGGCTGCAGGCTCTGACCGGGCCGGAGGCTGGAGACTGGAACGGCTCTGCCGAAGTCTATCAGTCTGACCCTAGGCGCCTGGTCCCGAGCGTCCACCAGCATCACGTTGTCGGGTTTGATGTCGGCGTGCAGGATACCGAGAGCCTTCAGGGCGTCCAAGGCCGCCAGCAGCTGCAGCCACAGAAGCAGACGGGAAACATTCAGCTTCTGCAGGCGCAGCTGAGcggccttaaagggacagttcgcctcttttgacatgaagctgtgtgacatcccatttcagcaacatcatttatgaacatcttcttaccccctgctgcgtcctgtgagcagagttccagcctcgttttggcgttgatgaaggtagtccggctagttggctggggtttaaaaaataaagcgttttgcttctcaaaacaatatgtgttcaacagagtaatacatttgcatcacaaaatggttctccaggaaaaagtcagacctcacagtcgcttggccctattttctctctctgctgtgtagaccgagcagcaaattTTCATAGATTTTATGAAAACTAATCCTTGGTAATCCTTTTAAtaccataaaagctgtattttaagcaggaccttgataaaaatgacataactttCTTCAGCAGACCTGTCTTCTCCATTTTGGGACTCGCAGAGGCCCAAAATTAAATGGGAagatcgattgaaaagcacttaacgagccaaaaatgccaaaaactggcCTATTTTGGAGGCATcgtaactcagccatacgacatcacagagacctcattcaaagtttatgtgACAGGAAACTCAACTTCAACTtaactaaacttttttttattaaagggcgggcagtagattggcacccatcaaaatttcttcagaaattttctaggaGCATGAATTCTTCtagaaatgaattccttcaaaattttcatgaaattttaatacgagcagcaaacacagtgACAGgcgcggcagcaggcagtgatacgaagggagagaaaatagggccaagcaattgtgaggtctgactttttcctggagaaccattttgtgatgcaaatgtattactctgttgaacgcatattgttttgagaagcaagacgctttattttttaaaccccagccaactagccggactaccttcatcaacaccaaaacgaggctggaactctgctcacaggacgcagcagggggtaagaagatgttcataaatgatgttgctgatatgggatgtcatacagcttcatgtccaaagaggcgaactgtccctttaatgtgtgAGTTTCCTTCACTGGTCACAGGCAGATGTGCAGaacaacagatgtttgatcGGTGCTGGATGACTCAAACCTGCGCTGCGACGGGCCGGATCACATTGGTAAACAGCGGATCAAAGTCTCGCTCCTGGAGCAGCTGGAACAGGTTCCGGTCCAGCATCTCAAACACCAGACAGGTCCGCCCCGCGTGCTGGAACCGCTCCCAGAACTTCACCACGTTACAGAGGTCCGGGTCCAGGCCGCCGATGGCGTTCAACGCGGACACCTGCAGGGAGAAAGGGACAGAAGCAGGTGATACAGCCGCCCACCAGCCGCTCCGGGGGCATCATCTGCTGAGTGATGGAACAGAGCGAGCGGCCGCAACAAGATGCTGCAGACTTTGTGGGGAAAACAAGGCCAATCACTTCCACATCTGTCGGGGACGCCCTCGTATTATATCTTATTGGCACGAGCTCAAGAAGAGTATGGAAAAAATTCTGAAAGTGAAACTTCCATTTACCTATGAAGTTTTATATTTTGGGAAAAGAGAACCAGGAGATTACAAGGTCAGGACAGAAATACATGTTTCACATAATGTTGGtggcagctaaaaaaaagccaTCACCAGGAAATGGCTGAAAACAGATGCAGATACAATGGAGGATTGGGTTGAGATAATGCTCAATATTTATAGGATGGAGAAGCTGATTTTTACAGCTAGACTACAAACAGATACCTTTAAACACtaaacgcctattgtcgcatatatgctacaaaccgtagcCGGAGTAACCGTTaactccaaattgaccaggatgcctgttgtcgcaaatttgcaacataccaaaaattctatttattttttgtgcaaaagtgaaattaataatctcagcattatttactatctacttaaaggctaaaacacacacaaaacatttttttttatatacaactatataaattcaggcattAAGGGGTTAAGAATCACTGGGAAACCTGGGTTGGGTCTTCATTGAGAGCAGATTTTGTGCAGTAAAGACATTGTGAAGTGTAGATTATGTATCTCTTTGGTTCAGGCTACAAACTTGTTCATATATAACAGAAGAAAAGTTACTCagcaagagagaaaataagGACAGGAGTGGAAGAGTTCCATTTTACTCGACTGTAACTCTACTTGAGAATATATGTCTATCTGTGTCTCTGCTCCATGGTGGAGGAGTATGGCTTATGTTCTATACGGGTGGAGAAATGTATATGGAAATTGTTGATGGAATATTGATATatggaatcaataaaaaaagaaacagagtgAGCAGGAGTCCAAAGATCCACCTCTCTCTCAACGAGCCGCACCGAGGCGGCGTCCGTCTTCAGGAACTTGACGGCCACCGTCTCTTTGCTCTCCAGATTCTGGCACTTGGCCACTTTGCCAAAGCAGCCTTCACCGATAAACTCCAGGACGCAGTAAGGAGAGCGGCCGCCCAGCAGAGTCTGACCGGCCTGGATCTCAGCTTCTGTCGGGGGGGAGGTGGACAGAAAGTCGTGTTTAGTGAACgcagcacaaacacacccacagctGAGCCGCCAATCATGTCTCTGCCGACCAGAAATCCGTCAGATTCTCCTGATTCTCTGAGCCTTTCACCGGATTTCTTTATGTGGCAGAGACGTGGGAAAGAGGacgcacactggaaaaaatggccctccaaaaataagttaaaaaacaacaaataaaagacgtttttgcttgaaataagcaaaaatctgccaatggaactagtaaaaatcggcttgtcaagatttcttgaaataagatgtgatatttaggacttttgagataaaagtgatcttgaaattagcttaaaaacctcttcaaattaaaaaaaaaagcttgtttcatttgaaatatgactcaaaacaatttgttttcaagacttttttaattaacaagatattccagatgtactgtattaaaacaagtccctatatctggctgaaatggtgcttgttaggcagttatgtctgatattaagtgtaatgagatactcaatgagacaaatatacttggtaagatttagattttttccagtgcagctgtTAAAGCAGCGCTGGCCTCACGTGCACGGCAAAACCCGAAGCCTGAGATAAACATCTTCAATCATGGAAACACGTTTCAGAGATTTCTTCTCCCCGGGACGCATTTACATCAGAGCGTTTCACTTGGATCGAGAGCTTTTAAAGAAGATACTCGGACTTGTTGCCGGTATTTTCCTCCTGATTCACAGTAAGTTGATGCTTCAAAGCAGAAATACTTCAATTCTTCAACTTTCTGATAAACATCCAGGACTAAAGTGCCAAAGTCAGAGTTTCTTACTTTAATTATTCTCAGATTCTGAACATATTTGATCAAATCTTGATTATATTGCTGGTAACAAGGCAAACGtgtttgtttttgctctttAAAGTCTAGTTTTAAGACGTCTGTGGGGTTTGTGAGGCTGaaaagcattttgtttttagTCTGTTGGCAGATCATTTTGCTTCTTTCTTGTAAAATATATCTCAAATAGACTTTTCTCGCTTGATTTTCCTGTTTCAGAAGCTGAGTTTCTGCAGGGGAACAGGCTGTTactgctgctgttcatcctCAGTAATCATCCTTTCCtgagctttcacagcagaaacCTTCAGCTAAGTTCAGTCTCTCTCACCTGATGCATCGAAGGAATCTGAGCTCCGCGGCGAAGACATTTTCAGTCTGATCTCAGGTCGGTGTTTCCGAGCTGCGAAATGAAGTTTCAGACACGAATCGTCCTAAATCCAGAacgtgtttgttttctttctgtcgCTCTCGTCTCAAAGGTGTGTTCGTCTCTCAGAGTTGGATGTGGGATGAAAACAGTCCATCAAACATCTGCCTCAACACTTCTGCCGCCTCATTATGACATCATAATGTCGTTCAGAACTCAGCGTGTTCTGTTCTTATTTTGAAATTCTTTTTAGAACTCAATGATTTAAATCAGCCACAAGCtcaaaaaacatgttttaattcaagttattttatacatttctgtatgctctttgggtttctgaccttggggtgacctttaacttttaactctttcggtgccaaagacgtctatagacgtcaatttaaaaaaaaacgttcactgccaaagacgtctatagacgtcaattgcgtttttaacggagcgggctgggggacaatctagcggagttcgtcactaaatcttaggcttgtaaacactaaacagagaatgtactggcaaaattacccgctaggtggcagcagtgccactttgcacaaaagagagctcgttttctcaatttttttgggtcaaacagctgtttttggtgaaactaacctatgttctactgtctattactaaaagactgataatggtagaaacaaacttttttgcctgatcaaagaagagagtctactctttcttttggtaattacggtgtgtacatagtcataagacacacttttctgtgggtcttggaaaatcagtcaaaatactgtaaaacacttggcagtatgggtggctctgaactgaaaatggctggcagccaatgagttaacatgctgactgaggcctgcagagtctgagatgtagctcttgggtttctgaccttggggtgacctttaacctttaacatgctaactgaggcctgcagagtctgagatgtagctcttgggtttctgaccttggggtgacctttaacctttaacatgctaactgaggcctgcagagtctgagatgtagctcttgggtttctgaccttggggtgacctttaacctttaacatgctaactgaggcctgcagagtctgagatgtagctcttgggtttctgaccttggggtgacctttaacctttaacatgctaactgaggcctgcagagtctgagatgtagctcttgggtttctgaccttggggtgacctttaacctttaacatgctaactgaggcctgcagagtctgagatgtagctcttgggtttctgacctcggggtgacctttaacctttaacatgctgactgaggcctgcagagtctgagatgtagctcttgggtttctgaccttggggtgacctttaacctttaacatgctaactgaggcctgcagagtctgagatgtagctcttgggtttctgaccttggggtgacctttaacctttaacatgctgactgaggcccgcagagtctgagatgtagctctttagGTTTCTGAcattggggtgacctttaacctttaacatgctaactgaggcctgcagagtctgagatgtagctcttgggtttctgaccttggggtgacctttaacctttaacatgctgactgaggcctgcagagtctgagatgtagctcttgggtttctgaccttggggtgacctttaacctttaacatgctaactgaggcctgcagagtctgagatgtagctctttgggtttctgaccttggggtgacctttaacctttaacatgctaactgaggcctgcagagtctgagatgtagctctttgggtttctgaccttggggtgacctttaacctttaacatgctgaggcctgcagagtctgagatgtagctctttgggtttctgaccttggggtgacctttaacctttaaccaaAACTCTTTCCTGGATGATGCATGTATGACTGAAGGGTTATTGTTTATGTTCTGTCACACCCAAGGgcgtcagtttggttttagaagtggtggggacaaaaaacgtaatgcattctatgccccccacggaccacccaccatccagcacattaaaaagtaacgcattctagatctattccagcgtcatgtttaataagctgccctttttttgatgaacgcattcagagtttataaaatatatcctttaatttcatgtttccatatcattatgatctgattcgaaattatgtatttattcatgaattaattactgttaaattaattacgctactgtactgtttgtaagaaagaacagtgaaaatgatctgaacaacagaaaaggggaaaaagtacaactgcagttgttagtccggacagactatcaaaacaaacacagacttcggCCAACGGGCCCTATAACTGagcagaaacctgtagtctgtggggctcctcattcctcctcatcgagcctctcactaccacctttccatcaactacatttgacactgagcatatacagaatgttattttcaggagttgctaaaaaaaaacaagcaaataactagcttaacctttccttggctaacctaatactaaaatgctaacgctgcacGCGGAGACTTCATAGCCACCATGGCAAATTATATTCATAAAATTATAGTCTACACATGACAAATATttaacacacatttcacacacagacaatatttcagatgaTTTCTATGGATCGTATATGGTTTGcttatcattacaaaacatgaatgtgGAAGGCTATTGAGTagcctactgataaaaataaaactttagACAATTTACCTTAACTGTGTATATCATCCACAAATAACTTGTACCCTTTCCTCAGCCTGGACTGTGGTGTTGGTGAGTGTGACTCCACGACCCTGTGTATATCCTCTAAAGTTATCCTTGGAAGAACCACCAGCGAAGTTGCGAAGAAAcgctgcatttttgtttgtgtagaaGTAGCTCTAAATGAGTTTCGCCGGGAAAGCGGTTTACCCGGGGGTCcatttcacgtagcaggtttaacaaactctgagtctattcctgatctctgagttgatctactctgacatagaaaaccctgagttttcggtttcagaaacgctgatttgagtgaggttaatcaactctgagtaggttcaccttgagtttagcgcgtgcaccacaactttaaaaagccagcatcaatggagccccgattcgacgagtcaccatggcaacggggaagaggaggggctacgtttttcaccaacctcgaattggaaatcttattgcgctcatacggcgagtttcaatacgtttttagaaataagtgcaacatcgctgcagcagcaaaagtacaagtttaaatgtagtcctttgcaatcccaataatattacagggaaactgcttgaatggtagcccattcatttatttcatttaggtgcaatcccgcaggggcggaaaagcgctcttggcagaagtttaagatgaaatataaaaacattgttcaaacaggtgagacctcggcatgaaggtacctcattttgatcatgttttacactgtaaaataaatattaagtggctatttgactgtgcagttattttattcccaacataatgctgttttcacacacataaactatgtcttctcatctatatcatgttctgttaaataattaagcctatttaaactaacacagacttctactgagccaacagaaagaaggcagatgcccgtaaaaccggtggtgcccagcaccgccacctctaatggagggcagtggctgagggaatccacccccaagacacgagtgtctttataaaatataataggcctatatatgtcttttttaagcatattcatacaaatatttatttgtcttttatgtcttttttttcttttgtcccaacacattctgatggtgccgctcaaaaagataattgtctggaaatgcaaaaatctatgcgcggtctgataaccatctccgacgaatatttatttctctgcgcaataatgctgcaccttcatccacgggatcgttgtcaaaaggacatgttggtggaaacagttgcctcctgctgtgcctggatggacttctagaagtagaagaactcgctctgctgactgaatgaatgaggaaatcaaatggctgaaagagggcggagacagagagaaactcaaggtttattgagtaaaagtttctctcatttcagggttaataaactcagagttttcactaaacctgcttcgtgaaacggacctctggtgtgaCGTCATTGGAATGCACCGACTCCGCTGTCATTTTACAACTTCATGTTTCCACAGTGGCTCACAGTCGGCAAATCAAATGACTAAATACCAAATTGGGGTTTTCACATGTTCGTGCGCGCCTATCGCATGATTTAGACTCGACGATTTCGGTTGAGtatgtggggatttttttttcggtcgcatcagaacacatttttaaaagtcgTGGGGACAAAATTCAAATCATAAATAGTGGGGGGGACATGTCCCCACCGTCCCCCCCGTAATCGACGCCTATGGTCACACCTGACTGTCTCCCTGTTCTGCTGCTCTTCTGTCTTCTGTTTGTCCCGCCAGATGTGCAGAGGAAGCGAGGATGTTTGACACAGTTGCATCATCTGTTGTTTTCTAACAGCCCACTGATGCAGTCAGAAGAACATTAACAGTGTTGATGACAGGGTATGCATTTTGCTTTTCATTTAGTTTGCAGTGTACAGTAATGTGTCATAAAGATGCAAATGATGCACCTGTGCTGGTTccagcaggaggcaggaggatagaAGAGAGAGGAGACTGACCGAAATGACCTTAATCAGGTGCGTAACTACCTGAAATGGATTCAGAAGCATCTCAGAGACATAAAACAGCTCCAGAGGAAAACAAACTGCACAGCCGGGGGCAGCCATGATTTCTGCTGCTCATCTTTCTCCCACTCTGTTCATCCTGCATCCAGCTCAGCAGCAGGAAACTGGCTGTATACTGTCATAtacaactagggctgggcaacgattcaaatgtttaatctaattaatcacttgatttccctgattaatcacgattaatcgcatttgtacgcagaatccaaaaatgaatccaaaagtagtgtatagcttttagcatttagttttattttaaatgtgctgccatatgaatgaaagtgccataacatttgttgtgcaaacacacttttaacatcagcatctttctgtagtttttatgtagaagcctcgctccactgtctgtttccttgaatgacttgctgctatcagttgtgtgttttgcctttaagtgatattttagactggaactactactctgagaagacaattcaacttggcagtgtttacagatgactttggttctgtcgactccgccgtctggaagaactttaaaatgaaaatggccgagtaaaagttccgtacccttctccatgtttggtggatccgccgattactttcttttcctgttccacagcagacagcaacagacttttacaaaataaaagcctgtgagcagcagacttttacagaataaaagcctgtgagcaacagacttttacagaataaaagcctgtgagcaacagacttttacaaaataaaagcctgtgagcaacagacttttacaataataaaataaataaaaaacaaaaaaatgcgttaatgtgcgataaaatatttatcggcgttaaataattagcgaattaacgcgataataacgagttaacttgcccagccctatataTAATGTAACTACAGGTTTACATTATGAATCAGCATATTACAGCTTGTTCACAAAGGGTAAAAAAATCCTTTTATAAATCCCCACAAACTTAAACTGCTGCTAGTTAAGGAGTCGGTGTTTGTGTCAAACCAGTCATTTGTGTTTTCAGTTGTCAGACGGATGAAGCTCTGATGGCGTTCTCCAGGAGGCTGTTAGTGAGGACCATGACAGATTTCAGGTGTTTGAcgttccttcccctcctcacCCGGTGCTTGTTCTTGGTGGGGCTCTGGGGTGTTTTCATTTGCTCTTTTCAGTCTCTAAATGTCAAACTGAATGAGAGGCGTCGTATCATCCTAATCTGTAAGAAGCTTCATTCTGTCATTCATCAGGATCACATGCGTTATTAATGGGGTCGTCCTCGGATAACAGTGTATGTGCACCAAGGTGGATTCTAAGTAATCCTGCTAGTGTAAGTTCAGCTGAATTCACCTTAAATGGTGATTCTGTCAGATGAGACTGCGGTTATAAAGTCAGGATTTTATTACAGCAACGGACTGGAAATACTTTAAATTAAGTTAACGTGTCGACTGAAT
This window contains:
- the LOC142390091 gene encoding homeodomain-interacting protein kinase 3-like gives rise to the protein MHQRHDWRLSCGCVCAAFTKHDFLSTSPPTEAEIQAGQTLLGGRSPYCVLEFIGEGCFGKVAKCQNLESKETVAVKFLKTDAASVRLVEREVSALNAIGGLDPDLCNVVKFWERFQHAGRTCLVFEMLDRNLFQLLQERDFDPLFTNVIRPVAAQLLAALDALKALGILHADIKPDNVMLVDARDQAPRVRLIDFGRAVPVSSLRPGQSLQPVGYRAPEVVLGLPFSEAADVWGLGCVLAFLYLADNLFPVSCYYQMVRRMVEVLGQPEDRMLRAGRYARYFFREEEAADGGRWRLMTPEEFSAAAHMEAKQPRSPSEPPGSLEDLVDMYPKEDAAEYADRKALVELLKRLLHLDGDQRICPRDALQHPFITMSHLTEQPGGREYLNASHLLMSGGPAAVSADGLNGSAASGLDVRGPPCVAGDDPPAGGDERPADGVKAADVSAKLPKRIHRLFLRVGASCGCCWRSAED